A DNA window from Synchiropus splendidus isolate RoL2022-P1 chromosome 2, RoL_Sspl_1.0, whole genome shotgun sequence contains the following coding sequences:
- the LOC128753529 gene encoding galectin-1-like, which yields MRGSGQRRSRSEEASDLQKTDEKEESEMVASLGKLIQKVSSMSIKEGQELKIRVRPKDNCDRFAINIGLDPDNIALHFNPRFECGDDVNVIVCNSKSGGCWGDEERNGNFSFVRGEESKFYINFNMTDFFIKLPDGCMMSFPNRLGELKYNYIEVSGEARIVGLKLK from the exons ATGAGAGGGTCAGGTCAGAGAAGGTCGAGGTCGGAGGAGGCGAGTGACCTGCAAAAGACCGATGAGAAGGAGGAGAGTGAGATGGTGGCATCGCTTGGGAAACTGATTCAA AAAGTCTCCAGCATGTCGATCAAGGAGGGGCAGGAGTTGAAGATCCGCGTCAGGCCCAAGGACAACTGCGACCG GTTCGCCATCAACATCGGGCTCGACCCCGACAACATCGCGCTGCACTTCAACCCTCGGTTTGAGTGCGGCGACGACGTCAACGTCATCGTCTGCAACTCCAAGTCCGGCGGCTGCTGGGGCGACGAGGAGCGCAACGGCAACTTCAGCTTCGTGCGCGGAGAGGAGTCCAAG TTCTACATCAACTTCAACATGACCGACTTCTTCATCAAACTCCCCGACGGCTGCATGATGAGCTTCCCGAACCGACTGGGCGAGCTCAAGTACAACTACATCGAGGTCAGCGGTGAGGCCAGGATTGTGGGCCTCAAGCTCAAGTGA
- the uts2r4 gene encoding urotensin-2 receptor yields MNETQNATVGPQPELVLSPGATDGAAQEGGGGSGGLWVTSLLGTTLMIMCTLGVAGNLYTLFITRSAALRKTGSMYIYILNLALADLLYLSTIPFVVCTYFAHDWLFGEVGCRVLLSLDLLTMHASVFILVAMSLERYRAVAQPFSAHRSSSRTRKLTAAVVWGLAFVLTLPMMVMIRLSEGKATVAGLVKRICFPTWTHEAFKAYIAILFLTSVLVPGLVIVGLYAGLAKRYWSAQARLGGSGRSARRKSLRQKVVSMIFSIVVAYWACFLPFWGWQLAKLFSPESLRALSPAAHNYVNFFVTCLTYGNSCINPFLYTLLTRNYKDYLAQKGQSVGTSRTDPGSAVSTPMQEL; encoded by the coding sequence ATGAACGAGACTCAAAATGCCACGGTGGGTCCACAGCCGGAGCTGGTGCTCAGCCCCGGTGCTACCGACGGAGCGGCTCAGGAAGGCGGCGGTGGCAGCGGAGGGCTGTGGGTGACCTCCCTGCTCGGGACCACGCTGATGATCATGTGCACTCTGGGAGTGGCTGGAAACCTGTACACGCTCTTCATCACGCGCTCGGCCGCCCTGCGCAAAACAGGCTCCATGTACATCTACATCCTCAACCTGGCCCTGGCCGACCTCCTCTACCTGTCCACCATCCCCTTCGTGGTCTGCACCTACTTCGCCCACGACTGGCTGTTCGGGGAAGTGGGCTGCCGCGTCCTCTTGAGCCTGGATCTCCTCACCATGCACGCCAGCGTCTTCATCTTGGTGGCCATGAGCCTGGAGCGCTACCGTGCCGTGGCCCAGCCGTTCAGCGCTCACCGGTCCTCGTCTCGAACGCGCAAGCTCACAGCCGCCGTGGTGTGGGGTCTGGCCTTTGTTTTGACTCTGCCCATGATGGTGATGATTCGGCTCAGCGAAGGCAAAGCCACTGTGGCTGGATTGGTGAAGAGGATCTGCTTCCCCACCTGGACCCACGAGGCCTTCAAAGCCTACATCGCCATCCTGTTCCTGACCAGCGTTCTGGTCCCCGGCCTGGTCATTGTCGGCCTGTACGCGGGGCTAGCGAAGCGCTACTGGTCGGCCCAGGCCAGGTTGGGAGGAAGCGGCCGCTCCGCCCGCAGGAAGAGCCTCAGACAAAAGGTGGTCTCCATGATCTTCAGCATCGTGGTGGCTTACTGGGCTTGCTTCTTACCCTTCTGGGGATGGCAGCTGGCCAAGCTCTTCTCGCCGGAGTCCCTCAGGGCTCTGTCTCCCGCCGCTCACAACTACGTGAACTTCTTTGTCACCTGTCTGACCTACGGGAACAGCTGCATCAACCCGTTCCTCTACACGCTCCTCACCCGGAACTACAAGGATTATTTGGCTCAGAAGGGTCAGTCTGTCGGGACGAGCAGGACGGACCCGGGTTCGGCAGTGAGCACGCCCATGCAGGAGCTGTAG